The Micromonospora sp. Llam0 genome includes a window with the following:
- a CDS encoding GNAT family N-acetyltransferase has translation MQDPAQPSTQLPARPLVRRATPADAPALVRLRVVMLRDMGAPVGDETAEWRSAALDWFTRSLGDPEMFAAFVVDDPQHGIVSNAVGLCDRHAPSPGNPGGLRGHLFNVCTEPDHRGRGYARDCVRALLDWFATDTTVSVVDLNATAGSGNLYQSMGFAPSRHPALQLRRDQMSIPAPPAG, from the coding sequence ATGCAAGATCCAGCGCAACCATCGACGCAGTTGCCGGCCCGACCACTCGTACGCCGCGCGACACCGGCCGACGCTCCTGCCCTGGTGCGGCTCCGGGTCGTGATGCTGCGCGACATGGGCGCACCGGTCGGCGACGAGACGGCCGAATGGCGCTCGGCGGCGCTCGACTGGTTCACCCGGTCACTCGGCGACCCTGAAATGTTCGCGGCGTTCGTGGTCGACGACCCACAGCACGGCATCGTCAGCAACGCCGTCGGCCTGTGCGACCGGCACGCCCCCTCCCCCGGCAACCCGGGCGGGCTGCGCGGGCACCTGTTCAACGTGTGCACCGAGCCGGACCATCGTGGCCGCGGCTACGCCCGCGACTGCGTGCGGGCCCTGCTGGACTGGTTTGCCACGGACACCACGGTCAGCGTCGTCGACCTGAACGCCACGGCGGGCAGCGGCAACCTGTACCAGTCGATGGGTTTCGCCCCGTCACGTCACCCGGCGTTGCAACTTCGCCGCGACCAGATGAGCATCCCGGCACCACCGGCCGGCTGA
- a CDS encoding winged helix-turn-helix domain-containing protein, with amino-acid sequence MPVKPKWEQLVDHLRSQIESGELSPGDQLPSTAQLREQHNVSTTVVRRAILMLQMQGIVQGVHGLGVFVADRDEAAGS; translated from the coding sequence ATGCCCGTGAAGCCCAAGTGGGAACAGCTCGTTGATCACCTCCGCTCGCAGATTGAGTCCGGCGAGCTGAGCCCGGGTGATCAGCTGCCGTCAACGGCGCAGCTACGCGAACAGCACAACGTGTCCACCACAGTGGTCCGCCGCGCCATCCTCATGTTGCAGATGCAGGGCATCGTGCAGGGCGTACACGGGCTTGGTGTGTTCGTCGCCGACCGCGACGAGGCAGCCGGCTCGTAG
- a CDS encoding zinc-binding alcohol dehydrogenase family protein produces the protein MAASESMTAAVLTGYGEPPTVQRRPRPTPATGQVLVRVSAAPITPLDLLCASGGSYLGPPALPYVPGVQGVGTLADGSGVWFPTHAGLAPGDGGLAGYAAVAVADLVPLPDGVDHRLIAALGYSAVAAWSALTLRGGLRPGEDVLILGASGTVGQAGVQIARLVGARRITAAARSAAAAERLRALGADAVVPLRADDDVPGLADRLREAAGGPVDLVLDPLFGVPAAAALRVLRPGGRLVNLGSSAGATAPIDSATLRGGSLRVLGYTNNELTGQQRAAALVAIAGHAHAGRLTVDHQVRPLDEVAAAWQAQADGTAGARIVVTLV, from the coding sequence ATGGCCGCGTCGGAGTCGATGACCGCCGCCGTGCTCACCGGGTACGGCGAACCACCGACCGTCCAGCGCCGGCCCCGGCCGACACCGGCCACCGGGCAGGTGCTGGTCCGGGTCAGCGCCGCACCGATCACCCCGCTGGACCTGCTCTGCGCCTCCGGCGGCTCCTACCTGGGCCCGCCGGCCCTGCCGTACGTGCCCGGCGTGCAGGGCGTCGGCACCCTCGCCGACGGCTCCGGCGTGTGGTTCCCGACCCACGCCGGCCTGGCACCCGGCGACGGCGGCCTCGCCGGGTACGCCGCCGTGGCCGTCGCCGACCTGGTGCCGCTGCCCGACGGCGTGGACCACCGGCTGATCGCCGCGCTCGGCTACTCGGCGGTCGCCGCCTGGTCGGCGCTGACCCTGCGCGGTGGGCTGCGCCCCGGGGAGGACGTGCTGATCCTCGGGGCCAGCGGCACCGTCGGGCAGGCCGGGGTGCAGATCGCGCGGCTGGTCGGGGCCCGCCGGATCACCGCCGCCGCCCGGTCGGCCGCCGCCGCCGAGCGGCTACGGGCCCTGGGTGCCGACGCGGTGGTGCCGCTGCGCGCCGACGACGACGTACCCGGGCTCGCCGACCGGCTGCGGGAGGCCGCCGGCGGCCCGGTCGACCTGGTCCTCGACCCGCTGTTCGGGGTGCCGGCGGCGGCCGCGCTGCGGGTGCTGCGGCCCGGTGGCCGGCTGGTCAACCTGGGCAGCTCGGCCGGAGCAACCGCCCCGATCGACTCGGCCACCCTGCGCGGCGGCTCGCTACGCGTGCTCGGCTACACCAACAACGAGCTGACCGGACAGCAGCGGGCGGCGGCGCTGGTTGCGATCGCCGGGCATGCCCACGCCGGCCGGTTGACCGTCGACCACCAGGTGCGGCCGCTGGACGAGGTGGCCGCCGCCTGGCAGGCCCAGGCCGACGGGACGGCCGGCGCCCGGATCGTCGTCACCCTGGTGTGA
- a CDS encoding restriction endonuclease subunit S: MWTTKRLDEVCSIVMGQAPPGEGYNLDGLGWPLVAGPGDFEGDRPVVKKFTKHAAKLSQRGEIILGVRASIGAKVWSDRIYALGRGVAGLTPAEEVDSRYLWHWLTWCAPELSAKGKGATFKQVNRQDIGEMEVPVPGLAEQRRIADLLDRVDTLRAKRREAGAAVAGLAKGMFWEWLPLGTPEVALGEHLDFVTSGGRGWARYYSQVGHRFIRSLDVRMQEIDSGDAAYVDPPDNAEARRTRTKVGDVLLTITGSRIGRVAPLPRSLDGSFVSQHVAILRPSPRLRPEFLSFFLGMEDGGQRQISQAQYGQTKPGLNFEQIRAFMMPVPSLDVQDDFCNRLNGLRDLKVVQRRALGELDALFASLQHRAFRGEL; the protein is encoded by the coding sequence ATGTGGACTACGAAAAGGCTGGATGAAGTCTGTTCGATTGTTATGGGACAGGCGCCACCGGGTGAGGGTTACAACCTCGATGGGTTGGGTTGGCCGCTGGTGGCAGGTCCCGGCGACTTCGAAGGTGACCGCCCAGTGGTCAAGAAGTTCACGAAGCATGCTGCCAAGCTTTCTCAGCGCGGGGAGATCATCCTCGGCGTGCGGGCGTCAATTGGCGCGAAGGTTTGGAGTGATCGAATCTATGCGTTGGGTCGTGGAGTCGCTGGTCTGACTCCCGCGGAAGAAGTCGACTCCCGCTATCTCTGGCACTGGCTAACGTGGTGTGCCCCTGAGCTTTCAGCTAAGGGCAAGGGCGCGACATTTAAGCAGGTGAACCGGCAGGACATAGGCGAGATGGAGGTGCCGGTTCCTGGTTTGGCTGAGCAGCGGCGGATCGCGGATCTGCTCGACCGCGTCGACACCCTGCGCGCCAAGCGCCGAGAAGCAGGGGCTGCGGTCGCTGGGCTAGCAAAGGGGATGTTTTGGGAGTGGCTTCCGTTGGGCACCCCGGAAGTTGCCCTCGGTGAACATTTGGATTTCGTGACCAGTGGTGGCAGGGGTTGGGCTCGCTACTATTCGCAGGTCGGGCATCGATTTATTCGGTCGCTTGATGTGCGCATGCAGGAGATCGATTCAGGTGATGCGGCTTATGTTGATCCACCTGATAATGCTGAGGCTAGACGCACTCGAACCAAAGTGGGTGATGTGCTGCTTACAATAACCGGATCCAGGATTGGTCGAGTTGCGCCATTGCCGCGATCGTTGGATGGCTCCTTCGTTAGTCAGCACGTCGCGATCCTTCGGCCGTCGCCTCGGCTGCGTCCGGAGTTTCTGTCGTTTTTCTTAGGGATGGAGGACGGTGGTCAGCGCCAAATTTCACAGGCCCAGTATGGACAAACCAAGCCCGGGCTGAACTTTGAGCAGATACGAGCGTTCATGATGCCGGTGCCGAGTCTTGACGTTCAGGATGATTTCTGCAATCGGCTTAATGGGTTGCGGGATCTGAAGGTGGTGCAGCGGCGGGCGTTGGGGGAGTTGGATGCGTTGTTTGCGTCGTTGCAGCACCGGGCGTTCCGGGGGGAGCTGTGA
- a CDS encoding winged helix-turn-helix domain-containing protein, producing MTVTPQWQQVADEIRAQVEAGQLWPGDRLPPTHQLREQYRVATSVVRQAILALEAEGVVRGVPGVGVFVADHDEGTAIVVNPAV from the coding sequence GTGACCGTTACGCCCCAGTGGCAGCAGGTCGCGGACGAGATCCGGGCGCAGGTCGAAGCCGGTCAACTGTGGCCCGGCGATCGACTGCCGCCCACCCACCAGTTGCGGGAACAGTACCGGGTCGCGACGTCGGTCGTCCGCCAGGCGATCCTCGCCTTGGAGGCAGAGGGTGTAGTCCGGGGCGTACCTGGGGTGGGCGTGTTCGTTGCCGACCACGACGAGGGAACCGCTATTGTCGTCAACCCGGCGGTTTGA
- a CDS encoding maleylpyruvate isomerase family mycothiol-dependent enzyme, translating to MTGNSPPHTLLLRTAGKSDMDPARLLDVFAAQRRRLCDDLRSLSPEQWSAPTRCPGWSVQDTVRHLGDVTVAVAPDPGDRMFDLTAGFDPRTTPRRWLAASAGESPADTLDRLATTTEKALAVARDRLARDDRFDVVLPYGPMDWTVQALHALWDSWLHERDIFLPLGVDRPTDPEATSYATAYGLLIAAAVAQKFGAQVRQRLELGGDGGGVFEVAADDSVTLTATLTATRTAAAGPPAAEVTDALAGRGSAAVLDVVPDGSRTALTVLATFFTTPAEETTV from the coding sequence ATGACCGGGAACAGCCCACCACACACGCTGCTGCTGCGGACCGCCGGTAAGTCCGACATGGATCCGGCACGGCTGCTCGACGTCTTCGCCGCCCAACGGCGGCGGCTCTGCGACGACCTGCGGAGTCTGAGCCCGGAGCAGTGGTCCGCGCCGACCCGCTGCCCCGGATGGTCGGTGCAGGACACCGTCCGGCACCTGGGCGACGTCACCGTTGCGGTCGCCCCCGACCCGGGCGACCGGATGTTCGACCTGACGGCCGGGTTCGACCCCCGGACCACACCCCGCCGGTGGCTGGCGGCGTCGGCCGGCGAGTCGCCGGCCGACACCCTCGACCGGCTCGCCACGACGACGGAGAAGGCACTCGCCGTGGCCCGGGACCGGCTGGCCCGCGACGACCGGTTCGACGTCGTCCTGCCGTACGGGCCGATGGACTGGACGGTGCAGGCGCTGCACGCGCTGTGGGACTCGTGGCTGCACGAACGCGACATCTTCCTGCCGCTCGGCGTCGACCGCCCGACCGACCCCGAGGCGACCAGCTACGCGACCGCGTACGGACTGCTCATCGCGGCGGCGGTGGCGCAGAAGTTCGGTGCCCAGGTGCGCCAGCGTCTCGAACTGGGCGGCGACGGCGGTGGCGTATTCGAGGTGGCCGCCGACGATTCGGTGACGCTGACCGCGACGCTCACCGCGACCCGGACGGCGGCGGCCGGCCCGCCGGCCGCCGAGGTGACCGACGCGCTGGCCGGTCGCGGCTCGGCCGCGGTGCTCGACGTAGTACCCGACGGGTCGCGTACCGCCCTGACCGTCCTCGCCACCTTCTTCACCACCCCGGCCGAGGAGACCACGGTCTGA
- a CDS encoding CHAT domain-containing protein, with protein MSALRERISSDTSYAQDLEALATLTEGMALGATGRVADLIEAVPRLTRIQGPPGIANAVFSLLARAYADGHVRDRDLARLRWRAVTGQLTGPERAGLLGSLAMVNLLQAMDSPARLSVAVLDLRRAVQESPPGDIHRVLYLTQLGDALLQRAVAIVGAPTRLGRWLLRPSLRLLLRPGAGAAVDVEEAILVSREAVGTAQWPGHAFWSMAAVTLGSAYRLAGRFAEAREVGLRSLQGHAWRALLQSDTAARTSAVRYAALDSMTVAGWHIMDGDADGAAVALDACRGLILHAATEFADVPTQLDAAGATDLAAQWRAHPGPLDQIPIDLRQAALQQLTADGRLLDPPSPAEVRAALTAIGADALVYLVPADSHPAVAVIVPSTGAGTILPLPQLTTAPADASGQFDADTEREVDVDRELDSSVPPDRLGALCDWAWAAATGPLLDYLGMPDPRVVLVPMGGLGAVPWHAARHVVDGRYQYAIERAVFSYAASARMLCRTARSADVSPASGSPANEFEPALVVGDPDTGGAAPALPAARDEALTVAEFYRDVTYIGRLADGTPSPSGGGTPEEVLGWLAGGTAATGGMLHLACHGVVVDGTGPQDTSYLLLSDGRRLAAEQLVAALSDPAVRRPALVVLAACNSGVSGRGADEAFSLSTMFLAGGARSVVAAHWALPDRSTSDLMVLFHRHLRVDGLAPADALRAAQLHLLDRDVAEWAGVVHYGQ; from the coding sequence GTGAGCGCCCTGCGGGAACGGATCAGCTCAGACACCTCCTATGCACAGGACCTGGAAGCCCTCGCGACGCTGACCGAAGGCATGGCGCTCGGCGCGACCGGGCGAGTCGCGGATCTTATCGAAGCGGTGCCGAGGTTAACGCGAATCCAGGGCCCGCCAGGTATCGCCAATGCTGTCTTCTCACTGTTGGCCCGTGCCTACGCCGACGGCCATGTACGCGACCGGGACCTGGCCAGGCTGCGGTGGCGGGCCGTCACCGGGCAGCTTACGGGGCCGGAACGAGCGGGCCTGTTGGGCTCGCTCGCAATGGTCAACCTGCTTCAGGCCATGGACAGTCCGGCGCGGCTTTCCGTAGCGGTCCTAGACCTCCGACGAGCCGTGCAGGAGTCGCCGCCCGGCGACATCCACCGGGTGCTGTACTTGACTCAGCTCGGGGACGCATTGCTGCAGCGTGCCGTGGCGATCGTGGGCGCACCTACCCGCCTGGGGCGGTGGCTGCTGAGGCCATCGCTGCGACTGTTGCTGAGGCCGGGCGCCGGGGCCGCCGTCGATGTCGAGGAGGCGATCCTGGTATCGAGGGAAGCCGTCGGGACGGCGCAATGGCCAGGGCACGCCTTCTGGTCGATGGCTGCGGTGACGCTCGGGTCCGCGTACCGGCTGGCCGGCCGCTTCGCCGAGGCCCGCGAGGTGGGCCTGCGTAGCCTGCAAGGCCACGCCTGGCGGGCGCTGCTCCAGTCGGACACCGCAGCCCGCACGTCGGCGGTCCGATACGCGGCCCTCGACTCGATGACGGTGGCCGGCTGGCACATCATGGACGGTGACGCCGACGGCGCTGCCGTCGCGCTCGACGCCTGCCGAGGACTCATCTTGCACGCCGCCACCGAGTTCGCCGATGTGCCGACCCAGCTCGACGCCGCCGGTGCTACCGATTTGGCAGCACAGTGGCGGGCCCATCCGGGGCCCCTCGACCAGATCCCGATCGACCTACGCCAGGCGGCCCTGCAGCAACTCACGGCCGACGGCCGACTGTTGGACCCGCCTTCGCCAGCCGAGGTACGGGCCGCGCTCACTGCGATCGGTGCCGACGCCCTGGTCTACCTGGTCCCTGCCGACTCGCACCCGGCCGTCGCGGTGATCGTCCCGTCGACGGGTGCCGGGACGATTCTGCCGCTACCACAGCTCACCACAGCGCCGGCCGATGCGTCCGGCCAGTTTGATGCGGACACCGAACGGGAAGTCGACGTCGACCGGGAGTTGGATTCGAGTGTGCCGCCGGACCGGCTCGGGGCGCTGTGTGACTGGGCCTGGGCCGCTGCGACCGGGCCGCTTCTCGATTACCTCGGCATGCCCGATCCGCGGGTGGTGCTGGTGCCGATGGGCGGACTGGGCGCGGTGCCGTGGCACGCCGCGCGGCACGTGGTCGATGGCCGGTACCAGTACGCGATCGAGCGAGCGGTGTTCTCCTACGCGGCCTCCGCCCGGATGCTCTGCCGGACCGCCCGGTCGGCCGACGTGTCTCCGGCCAGCGGTTCGCCGGCCAACGAGTTCGAACCGGCCCTCGTCGTCGGCGACCCCGACACCGGGGGTGCGGCGCCGGCTTTGCCCGCCGCGCGCGACGAGGCGCTTACAGTGGCCGAGTTCTACCGCGACGTGACCTACATTGGGCGGCTGGCCGACGGCACGCCGAGCCCGTCCGGCGGCGGCACCCCGGAGGAAGTGCTTGGCTGGCTCGCCGGCGGTACGGCAGCCACCGGCGGCATGCTGCACCTGGCCTGCCACGGCGTCGTGGTCGACGGCACCGGGCCGCAGGACACCTCCTATCTGCTCCTCTCCGATGGGCGTCGCCTTGCCGCCGAGCAACTCGTCGCAGCCCTGTCTGACCCTGCCGTACGCCGGCCGGCGCTCGTCGTGCTTGCCGCCTGCAACAGCGGGGTCTCCGGTCGTGGCGCGGACGAGGCCTTCAGCCTCAGCACCATGTTTTTGGCCGGCGGTGCGCGGTCGGTGGTCGCTGCGCACTGGGCGTTGCCCGACCGGTCCACCTCCGACCTCATGGTGCTGTTCCACCGGCACCTGCGGGTCGACGGCCTGGCTCCGGCGGACGCGCTACGCGCCGCGCAGTTGCACCTGCTGGACCGCGATGTTGCTGAATGGGCCGGCGTAGTCCACTATGGTCAATGA
- a CDS encoding DEAD/DEAH box helicase family protein, protein MTAASNFAFLRAEWPDLFDEAQRVEQHTFADPRYACFYARRCLEHLVKWLYRADEALRRPYRGNLAARIAEPALKNLVGEDLHAKMEIIRRQGNQAVHESRRVSDRDALLVCQELFHLMYWLARTYTRDQAAVPSSSLVFDEALLPRPAVRQAKTRAELRALVDQLAAQEEREEREAAAELDGDLDEQVKQLREQVAAAKKRNSRVPDTHDYNEQQTRDLFIDLLLHEAGWALDQARDTEFQVSGMPNQTGIGYVDYVLWGDDDRPLAIVEAKSARRHAIDGQNQAQLYADALERMYGRRPVIFYTNGYEIWLWDDLRYPYRKVQGFYTKDQLELLIQRRSTRQRLADTSIDRGIVNRHYQQRAIRRIADTFEADGQRKALVVMATGAGKTRTTIALVDLLQRANWVKRVLFLADRLALVQQATNAFKTHLPDTVTVNLSQDRNRTDGRVYVATYPTMMGLINELDEGGSRRFGPGYFDLVIIDEAHRSVYQKYGAIFDYFDSLLVGLTATPKDEVDRNTYRLFNLENGVPTDAYGLQDAIREGYLVPPRAVSVAIRYPRHGIRYDDLPEHEKEKWDELEWGEEEAPDRVDAQAINQWLFNADTVDKVLELLMTRGHRVAGGDRIGKTIIFAKNTRHAEFIADRFNASYPQLRGEFARVVLHKDRYAQSLIDSFGTPDKAPHIAISVDMMDTGIDVPEVVNLVFFKQVRSKTKFWQMIGRGTRLCNDLFGPGQHKKDFLVFDFCENFEYFGQSPTRTEGSTAASLSERIFKAKVELISQLDQRLPAGTVIDGDGTRSESGLRWDVANELRGLVAGMRLENFLVRPHRQAVERYADPASWQRLTPESSEEISHELARLPSEVRPTGDEEAKRFDLMILRLQLARLGAGGRFDRIKADVQAIAAALLEQTNIPAIRAEVELLDQVAAEEWWRDVTLPMLEGLRRRVRSLVRLVEKSKRAIVYTDFEDQINDVTEVRLTGLDVGTDFERFREKVRVHLRTHEDHVALQKLRRNRQLSPTDLAELERMLIDCGGSEQEIAQARRRANGLGLFLRSLVGLDRQAATEVFDEFTAGRNLDAGQLDFINTMIDHLTQNGVMEPSRLYESPFTEKAPAGPDSVFPSADVDKLVSILRTVQARAAEPETDVA, encoded by the coding sequence GTGACGGCTGCCAGCAACTTCGCCTTCCTGCGGGCTGAGTGGCCCGACCTGTTCGACGAGGCGCAGCGCGTCGAACAGCACACGTTCGCAGACCCCCGCTACGCCTGCTTCTATGCTCGGCGCTGCCTCGAACATCTGGTGAAGTGGCTGTACCGGGCCGATGAGGCGCTGCGGCGGCCGTACCGGGGGAATCTCGCCGCGCGGATCGCGGAGCCGGCGCTGAAGAACCTGGTCGGCGAGGACCTGCACGCCAAGATGGAGATCATCCGGCGGCAGGGCAACCAGGCGGTCCACGAGAGCCGGCGGGTCAGTGACCGGGACGCGCTCCTGGTCTGCCAGGAGCTGTTCCACCTGATGTACTGGCTGGCCCGCACCTACACCCGCGACCAGGCCGCCGTGCCGTCGAGCAGCCTCGTCTTCGACGAAGCGCTGCTGCCGAGGCCGGCGGTGCGTCAGGCCAAGACCCGCGCCGAGCTGCGCGCCCTCGTCGACCAGCTCGCCGCGCAGGAGGAGCGCGAGGAGCGCGAAGCCGCCGCCGAGCTCGACGGTGACCTCGACGAGCAGGTCAAGCAACTCCGTGAGCAGGTGGCCGCCGCCAAGAAGCGCAACAGCAGGGTGCCGGACACCCACGACTACAACGAGCAGCAGACCAGGGACCTGTTCATCGACCTGCTGCTGCACGAGGCGGGCTGGGCGCTGGATCAGGCACGGGACACCGAGTTCCAGGTCAGCGGCATGCCGAACCAGACCGGCATCGGCTACGTCGACTATGTGCTGTGGGGCGACGACGATCGGCCGCTGGCGATCGTCGAGGCCAAGAGCGCCCGGCGGCACGCCATCGACGGCCAGAACCAGGCCCAGCTGTACGCCGACGCGCTGGAGCGGATGTACGGCCGGCGGCCGGTGATCTTCTACACCAACGGCTACGAGATCTGGCTCTGGGACGACCTGCGGTACCCGTACCGCAAGGTCCAGGGTTTCTACACCAAGGATCAGCTTGAGCTGCTGATCCAGCGTCGGTCGACCCGGCAGCGGCTGGCCGACACGTCGATCGACCGGGGGATCGTCAACCGGCACTACCAGCAGCGGGCGATCCGCCGGATCGCCGACACGTTCGAGGCCGACGGCCAGCGTAAGGCGCTGGTGGTGATGGCGACCGGGGCCGGCAAGACCCGCACCACGATCGCCCTGGTCGACTTGCTGCAGCGGGCCAACTGGGTCAAGCGGGTGCTGTTCCTCGCCGACCGGTTGGCGCTGGTGCAGCAGGCGACAAACGCCTTCAAGACGCACCTGCCGGACACGGTGACGGTCAACCTGTCGCAGGACCGCAACCGCACCGACGGCCGCGTCTACGTCGCCACGTACCCCACGATGATGGGCCTGATCAACGAGCTGGACGAGGGCGGCAGCCGGCGGTTCGGGCCGGGCTACTTCGACCTGGTGATCATCGACGAGGCGCACCGGTCGGTCTACCAGAAGTACGGCGCCATCTTCGACTACTTCGACTCGCTGCTGGTCGGGCTGACCGCCACCCCGAAGGACGAGGTCGACCGCAACACGTACCGCCTGTTCAACCTGGAGAACGGCGTGCCGACCGACGCGTACGGCCTGCAGGACGCGATCCGCGAGGGTTACCTGGTCCCGCCGCGCGCCGTCTCCGTCGCGATCCGCTATCCGCGCCACGGCATCCGCTACGACGACCTTCCCGAGCACGAGAAGGAGAAGTGGGACGAGCTGGAGTGGGGTGAGGAGGAGGCCCCGGACCGGGTCGACGCGCAGGCCATCAACCAGTGGCTGTTCAACGCCGACACCGTCGACAAGGTCCTCGAACTGCTGATGACCCGGGGGCACCGGGTAGCCGGCGGCGACCGGATCGGCAAGACCATCATCTTCGCCAAGAACACCCGGCACGCCGAGTTCATCGCCGACCGGTTCAACGCCAGCTACCCGCAGCTGCGCGGCGAGTTCGCCCGGGTCGTGCTGCACAAGGACCGGTACGCACAAAGCCTCATCGACTCGTTCGGCACCCCGGACAAGGCACCGCACATCGCCATCTCGGTCGACATGATGGACACCGGCATCGACGTGCCGGAGGTCGTCAACCTGGTCTTCTTCAAGCAGGTGCGGTCGAAGACGAAGTTCTGGCAGATGATCGGCCGGGGCACCCGGCTGTGCAACGACCTGTTCGGCCCCGGCCAGCACAAGAAGGACTTCCTGGTCTTCGACTTCTGCGAGAACTTCGAGTACTTCGGCCAGTCACCCACCCGTACCGAGGGGTCCACGGCCGCGTCGCTCAGTGAGCGGATCTTCAAGGCGAAGGTCGAGCTGATCAGCCAGCTCGACCAGCGGCTGCCCGCCGGCACGGTCATCGACGGCGACGGCACCCGCAGCGAATCCGGGCTGCGCTGGGACGTCGCGAACGAGCTGCGCGGCCTGGTCGCTGGCATGCGGCTGGAGAACTTCCTGGTCCGCCCGCACCGACAGGCCGTCGAGCGGTACGCCGACCCGGCGAGCTGGCAGCGGCTGACGCCGGAGTCGTCGGAGGAGATCAGCCACGAGCTGGCTCGGTTGCCGAGCGAAGTGCGCCCGACCGGTGACGAGGAAGCCAAACGGTTCGACCTGATGATCCTGCGGCTGCAACTCGCCCGGCTCGGTGCCGGCGGCCGCTTCGACCGGATCAAGGCCGATGTGCAGGCGATCGCCGCCGCGTTGCTGGAGCAGACGAACATCCCGGCGATCCGCGCCGAGGTGGAGCTGCTCGACCAGGTCGCCGCCGAGGAGTGGTGGCGCGATGTCACCCTGCCGATGCTGGAAGGGCTGCGGCGGCGGGTCCGGTCGCTGGTCCGGCTGGTCGAGAAGTCGAAGCGGGCGATCGTCTACACCGACTTCGAGGACCAGATCAACGACGTGACCGAGGTACGCCTGACCGGTCTCGACGTCGGCACCGACTTCGAGCGGTTCCGGGAGAAGGTCCGGGTGCACCTGCGGACCCACGAGGACCATGTGGCGTTGCAGAAGCTGCGGCGTAACCGGCAACTGTCGCCGACCGATCTGGCCGAGCTGGAACGGATGCTCATCGACTGCGGCGGAAGTGAGCAGGAGATTGCCCAGGCCCGGCGGCGGGCCAACGGCCTCGGGCTGTTCCTACGCTCCCTCGTCGGGCTGGACCGGCAGGCCGCCACCGAGGTGTTCGACGAGTTCACCGCCGGCCGCAACCTCGACGCCGGGCAGCTCGACTTCATCAACACGATGATCGACCACCTGACGCAGAACGGAGTGATGGAGCCGAGCCGGCTCTACGAGTCGCCGTTCACCGAGAAGGCACCGGCCGGCCCGGACTCGGTCTTCCCGTCGGCGGACGTCGACAAGCTGGTCAGCATCCTGCGTACGGTTCAGGCGAGAGCGGCCGAGCCGGAGACCGACGTCGCCTGA